The region CGCCGCCGCTGGCCCGTTAGAAATGCGACATTGTTACCAAGGATTAGCCCCCGACCATAGCGGCTGGACCGGGTTTCAAGTGTAGAAAGGGGCGGGATGGAAACCTGTTCGGCTTTAACTTCCTCAGTCGCTACAATCACTTCGCACCAACTGCGGTCATTCGCTAAGAGGAGCCATAATTGCGGAGCTGTCGACAATATTAGCGAAATCGGATTTGAGATGGGCCATGGTGACATCAAAAATCGCACGAGCGGAGAGATTCTCATCGGGAAGGTCGAAGCCCACGACTGCATCGCGGACCACCACCATCTTGAAACCAAGATCCGACCCAGCTCGAACGGTCGTGTTAACGCAATAACCTGCAACGGCACCCGTGACGACGACAGTCTCTATACGACTGTCCTGGAGATAGTTTTCCATGTCGGTCGATGCGAAGGGCGATGATGTGCTTTTGACAAAAACGGGGTCCCCGCAAAGGGGTGCGACGCCTGGCATCACCCGTTGTGCTGGTGCACCTGGGTGCATCGGCGATGTCGGATCGGGGTCGCCATGATGAACGTGGATTACCGTCCCACCGTCCTTACGAAATTTCGCAGCCAGTTCAGCGATCTTGACGATGGCATTGCCATGGACATGATCCCGCCCGCCATCTAGGCGGTCCTGCACGTACATTTGCATATCAACGATAACAAGAGCTTTTTTCAAAATCCGTGATCCTGTCGTGGGTCTGTAAAGGCCATAGTCTTGCCTATCATGTGTCAAAATGCCGGCAAAGAGCCAAAGCAACCTTCATTCAGCTGTTTCCATTCGAGTGATAGCCTTTTGCCGTGAAGATGGATGCATTCAGCGGTTGGGCGTGCGCGGCATGCCAAACTATTTGGCCAATTGCGCCTTGTCGACAGCATCACCGGCGGCAGAACCAGACCCAGAATCTCGTCGCACATCACGTCACAGACCAGCTTCCAACCCGACCCACGCCACTGTTCGCCCGGCGCGCTCGCTTCGCTCTCCGTCATCAACTGATCTCTTTGTTGAGGGAGATAGAAGGCCAACAGAGACTTGGCAAACGGGCACGGCTTAAGTAACAAATGCAATCAGTAGCACGGTTTAGAATGTCTACAGGGCGGATCTGGACGGTGTCGAAGTCCTCGTCGAATGCCGCCGGATCATGCAGTTTCCGCGATCTCTGCTACCGGCCTCTCTCAGGCGTCATTGGGCGATAGAACTTTAGATTTCGTGGGCGCGAGCGTCGCTTCGATCGCTCTCTAGTGCATGGGTAATCTTCAGATACCGCTCGCGTGCATTGGCGACAGCGTCGTGGTTTTCAATCGCCCATTTGCTCAAGACATCGAGTGCTTGCCAAAGCGAATGGCCGAGCGGAGTCAGGCGGTAGTCAACGCGCGGCGGGATAACAGGCGTAACAATCCTGTCCACAAGCCCGTCTTTTTCTAGTTCACGAAGAACGCTTGTCAAAGACTTATGCGTGATGTCGCCGATATCTCGCTTCAGCTCGGAAAACCGCTTTGGTTTTTCTTCAAGCACGCCAATGAGAAGGATCGCCCACTTGCTCCCTATAACCGAGAGCAATTCGCGTACCGGTAGGCAAGCAGGATGCTCTACAAGGATATGCGGTATCATCAAGGAAACCTCTGTAGCTTTAAAGTGCCGTCTTGTGTCGTCTGTTAAACATCTTAGATGGTAGTCCAGTTGCCTGCGGATACAACGCGATATTGGGATAGTCCCAGCAAAGCTGTCTTGCAGAACCTTCAAATGAGCGGGCCGCGACGGCTCGCAACCGATGGGCCGTTTCCATGAATGTATTTGACCTTCTCAACGACGAAGCAAGACCCAAAGCTCCACTTATCCCAGGCGCCACAATGGCAGATCGCACCGCAGGAAGACGGCTTGCGCTAATCCACGACATGCATTTGGAAGCTCTTGATGAAACCATGGACATGATGCGTCAAGTCGAGGTTGGCGAAACGCGTGTCGAGGAATTTGCAGAACATCTCGACACACTGGAGATGACGAGAAATTATGCGAAATTTGGAAATCTATGTGGTCGGGAATGCAAATTTTTGGATTTTCATCACACCGCAGAGGACACCACAATTTTTCCTGTCATCCACGCCAAAGGCAGCGACGGCATGAGGCGCGTGATCGTGCGCCTTGCTGAAGAGCATGTCGTCATTCACGAGTTGCTTGTGAAATTGGCCGGGCATGTCGCGGCCATTCGGGCTAGGCCAGGCCCTGAAAACTTTTCAGAAGCCAAGGCCACCCTGCTCGTGCTCGACCAGGTTGTTCGGTCGCATTTCGGTTACGAACAAAATCAACTGGAAGAAGCTATCGGCTACTACAATGCCATGCCATAGCATCGAACATTACCACGATTTCACTCTCATATTGACGGCCAACGATCCCGACATTTAGATCGAAGTAATCACCCACCCAATCACCGACGACATTGATCGAAAATGAGCAATACGAAAAGCAAGCCGCTTGGAACAACACGCCCTACCATTCAACAGAGAAGAGATAGCCATAACCGATCTTGATCAGTGTTCCGAGTGATGGCTGGCTGGTTGGCACGCCAAAACCCAGAAACGACAGGGTCTCTTCTGAAAAAAGCGGAACGGCCAGATTGAGATTTCCAAGTTCGTTGGGGTCCCAGTCAGTCACGTCGGCAATTTGGACATCCATTGGTCTCTCCGCTCGATGATTTTCGAGGAAGCATAGGACGCTCGGCAAACTTTCAATTACCGGCGTCGGCGCAGCGCGTGTATCCCTTTGGAGGCGATGTATCCTTCCAGTCGTACCATGTCGTCCATGACAGTCGTTTCCATGATCAAAGCACCCGATTTGGTAGGCAAAGCTGGCGGCGATTATGCTCTGCCCACATGCTTCAAAATGAAATCTGTTAATCGGCTAACAGACTTCGTTTGCGCCGCGAGCAACGTCGCTGCCAAGGCCCAAGAACGTTAACTTGCTTGGAAAACGGATCACATCCCTAGATTAACCGGTTCTCGAAACCAATATGGCGGTCATTAACCGGCAAGCTTCACCCGATTGCGGCTGCCACCAGAACCCGGTCGGCTGCGCGAGCCATAGATGACGAATGGCGCAGGCGATCACGCCACATGACCTCCGTCTCTGCGATCGAGCGTGCCATCATTGGATCGGAACGTTCAGCCCAGACCCATAATCGCGTCGCGCGATCGTGTCCGATGACAATGCGCGTGAGTGCGTCGCGCGCCAGCCTGTCTAATGCATCAAGCGCCGCGTGCTGGATTGTCGCCTCCGATTCCTCATCCAAGACGAAATAGGTCGGATCTTCCGTCAGCCGTGGCGCGATGGCGAGGTCCAGCAGGACTTCGTAAGCGCGCTGCCCGCCTTTCCTTGCCAGCCAGGCGAACAGGTCAAACGGGTCCACGCGCAGTGCCAGCAGCGCCCGTACCAGCGCCTCGGAAATTCCGCCGTCATACGACTGATCCTGTGCCTCCCTTTCAAGCCGTAGCGGCGCTGGGTCGCCACACTCGAACCAGCCGAGAGCAGCACGGCACAACAACGTCCTTACTGCATCCTGTTCATCGAACGACCACCGCCACGGTGTCAGGCGTATTATGACCTCCAGAAACGAGGCGTACGAGTCAAAGTCAAGGTCGAGGAGAAATAGCGTAAGTCCACGCGGCAACCAGTACAAGAACGTCTCACGCCCGCCGGAACAATTCGGATGCTCGTGATAAATGTGTGCGAAGCTTGTAGCTGGCGCGCGGCGGGGATTAGGCTGCCGTCGTGTCTCCTCTTCCGTCTCCGGCGTGAAGCACTGCCGGCACCAATTCCACGAGGGTCGATGACGTATGAAGGCCGCATATAGCTGATCGAGACAGGCATCTGGATCAGGAGGAGCGATGTCAAAGCGATGAAAAATCGGCTCTGGGTTTCGAACTGGGGGCTGAGATTTCATAACATCCAAATGTTATAGTGCGTAAGAAGCACGATCTTCTAATTCTCTGAAGGACTTTTCACGTATCAATTTATATTTGGAATTAATTATTAATAAACGGATTCACATATCCCAGTAAAATATTGTGTTACATTAGGGGGATGAAATTCGCCAGAATGGGCTGGGCAAAAAACATCCCCGAGAGCGTCTATAAAAATCGGGCTATTTCCGTCATGACTCAACATACCGTTGTAGAACCGTACCCAATCTAGCGAGATTTGCTTTGAGATTGTCATACCCGAGGGTTTTCTCGCGTGTAACCTCATCCATATAAAGCTTGCGGTTAAGCTCGATCTGGATGCTGTGGCGGTTTTTCTCTGGTGCGTTATAGGCGGACACGAGCTCCGCGCCACGAAATGGCACGTTGAGAGAAACGGAATAGCCGAAACTTTCGAGCGTTCTGATGACCAATTGCACGAATTCCGGCTCACTGCTCGTCCCGTCATAATCCCCGACAACAATGTCTTTTCGCACAGTTCCTGCCGGGTCAGGCGATAGGGCGTGGCCTATGGCGGGCATGGAGTGGCAGTTTACGTGGTAGACGCGACCGAAAGCGGCGTAAGTCTTATCCAGCAACCGGACCAATTGCTGATGATAGGGGCGCCAGTAGGTATCGATGCGCTTTTCAAGGTCGTTGACGGTCAGTTTCCGGCAATACATAGGCTGGTCTCCCCAGGCAAAACGCCAGGTCAGGCCCATTCCGCGACGCGCCGAGGCGCTGTCTCGCACTGCATGCGGCCACGCGCCATCGATAAGCTCCAGATCAACATCTTGCAGTGAGCGGTTGAGATCGAGAAAGCTTCGCGGGAAGTGAGCCAGAAGCATGGGAGCGCCGATGGAAGGCGCAAAGCCGAACAGGTCGTCGACATAAGTATCGGACGCCATCAACACCAGTTCGTCGGAGACGGCCCGCTCGAAATCAGTTGGGACAATCAGGCCGCTATGGGGCGAGTCGAACACCATGGGGATGGACTGCGCACTTGGCGGCAGGATGGACAGAACGCCCTCGATATCTAGAGGCGAAATCGAAAAATCTTTCATGCCATATTCCATTCATGCAGGGGCAGCGTAAGCCGCAGGATAGGTGGTGTCCGCCATGCCGATAAAGCTTTCGCCACGACGGCCAACCATGCCCGGCGCCGCGAAAGGCCGTGGGAAAACGACCTGTGCTGCGGCTTTGACCTTGGCGATCTCCGATAACGCGGCAATGTGGTCAGCAGGCATATCGACATTGACGATGATGTCTGCATGGGGACCCGTCGTCATGCGCGGGGTGTTCATCGCATCTTCGATATCCATGCCAGCATGCACAATCATGCCGGTCAACTGCGCAAGTGATGGCACGATCTGGTTACCACCGGCGGCGCCATAGGCGGCAAATGTGCCATCGGCATCGGTGAGGACAACGGGGCACATATTGCTCGGCGCATAGGCGTTCGGCGTCAGGGAATTGGCACGACCAGGGGTGGGATCGAACCAGGACATGCCGTTGTTCAGCAGAATGCCGGTCGAGGAGGACAAAGCCCGTGCGCCGAACCGATTCAGCAAGGTGAAGGTGATTGCCACCATCCGCCCCTCGCTATCCACGGCATTGACCTGCGTCGTGCTGGTCTTGTTGGTGGTCTCCGCCGGGTTGAGCCTGCGGCGGTGAGCGCCAAAGGATTCCCAAAGGGCCTGAGACATGGCGGTAAAGAACTGGGCATCTACGGGGCCAATACCACGGGTCTTGTCAAAGAAGTCCAGAGCATCGAACAGGCGTTGCCCGGCACTCGTTTCTCCTGCAACATGAAGCGTCTTGCCTTGCAAGGTCATGCTTCGTGCCGGGTATAGCTGCGCTTCGTAAACCGCGAGATCGTCAAGCGTCATGAAGCTGCCGCCCGCTTGCAAATCTGCAATCAGCTTTTGGCCAATGGAACCGCCATAAAGCGCGTCCGGACCATCCTTGGCCAGTGACTCCAGTGTTTCGGCCAGTGCCGTCAACGGCAGAACGGTACCGGGTTCCGGCGGATAACCATCCGGCATGAACACGCTGCGCGTGCCTTCATCCTTGGCAAGACCGGATGCTGCAATGGCGATGGCAAGTGTGGTATGCCAGTCAACGACGAGACCCTTTCGGGCACGGTCGATAGCCGGTGCGAGTGCTGCGTCGAAACCGATCGTTCCATAGCGCTTCAGCGCCTCTGCAAAGCCGCGCACGCAGCCGGGCACGACCGCAGCGGTAAACCCGTCCACATTACGGTTTTCCAAGGAGGCGGGATGACCGATGAATGTCTTGATGGTGGGGTCAGGCCGGTAAAAATCAGCATCGAAAGAGGATGGCACACGCCCGGTAAATTCGATGGTCTCGACCGTTCCATCGGGCTGCGCCACCAGCATGTAACCGCAGGCGGCAAGGCTGGTCATCCACGGTTCGACCGTCTGCAAGGTGAAGGCCGCGGTAACAGCCGCATCGACGGCATTTCCCCCGGCACGCAGCACGGCGGCACCTGCTTCCGCCGCCACGAAATGCTGAGACGTGACCACCCCTTTTGGGCTGACACCCGGCGTCTTGCGCGTTGTGCTACGCTCGACGCGCAGATGATCGAATTGGGGATTTTCCATCACTTCGCCTCCAGCGCTGCCGCCACCATGCGGCTTGCGCCAGAGAGATCGCCAAGCTTCTCGCCAGCCTCGATCTTGCCCTTGTTGCGCCCTGCCCGCGCCTGCCGGATCATGGCTTCTTCCACGACCTCTTCCGCCTCGTCGACAGGGATGACGAGGATACCGCTGGCATCTGCAATGACCACATCTCCCGGCATAACAGGCACATTGCCGCAGGAGACAGGAAGGTTGAGGGAGCCACCCAGATCGTTCAGCCGTGTGGTGATGCCGGACACGCCGCGCGACCACAAGGGCATGCCCAGATCGATGATTTCCTCAACATCCGTACATGGCCCGTCTATGACGACGCCGATGGCTCCAGCGGTTTTGATGGCGAATGCCACCCCGCCGCCGATGCAGGCGTGCCGGTCATCGCCGAGGCGATCCACAAAAAGAAAGTCGCCAGGGCGGATGACGGAGACCGCATGGTGGAGTAAGGTGGAATCCGTTGCGGGAATGGCGACGGTGACGGCAGTGCCGACCAAGGTACGGCCCGCATCGACAACAGGCGTGATGGAGCGATGGACGAAACCACGGTGGCGAAAATGCCCGATGGTGGCAACCTCGACACTTTCGAACTTGGCGATCAGTTCGGGATCGATCTGCTTGGGTTGGGCGCCGATATGGTACTTCTTCATGACAGATCCTCTGCAATTTTGGCGGCTTCCGGCTTGTGTTGCCAACCCTTGCCTGGAACCGCGGCAAGCAATTCTCTCGTGTAGGCATCTTTCGGCGCGCCAAACAGCGATGCCGGATCACCCCGCTCAACGATGCGACCGTGACGCATGACGGCGATGTTGTCGCAAATCTGACTGGCAACCCGCAGATCATGCGTGATGAACAGGATGCCGAAACCAAGCCGCGCCTGCATTTTTGCCAAAAGTTCCAGCACCTGCGCCTGCACCGAGACATCGAGAGCGGAAACGGACTCGTCGGCAATCAGCAGTTCCGGCTCGACGGCAAGCGCGCGGGCAATGCAGATACGCTGTCTCTGCCCGCCGGAAAATTCATGCGGAAACCGCGTCGCCGAAGCCCGATCCAGACCGCAGGCCTCCAGCAGATCGAGCGCACGCTGCATGGCGGCTTTCCTGTCCAGACCGTGGACGATAGGTCCTTCGGCAATGGCATCCCCGATACGCTGACGCGGATCGAGCGCCGTATAGGGATCTTGAAAGACGATCTGGACCTTGCGTCGCGCTTCCCGCAGTGCCTTGCCACGCAGGCCCGAAAAATCGCCATCCGAAATGA is a window of Agrobacterium vaccinii DNA encoding:
- a CDS encoding isochorismatase family protein, producing the protein MKKALVIVDMQMYVQDRLDGGRDHVHGNAIVKIAELAAKFRKDGGTVIHVHHGDPDPTSPMHPGAPAQRVMPGVAPLCGDPVFVKSTSSPFASTDMENYLQDSRIETVVVTGAVAGYCVNTTVRAGSDLGFKMVVVRDAVVGFDLPDENLSARAIFDVTMAHLKSDFANIVDSSAIMAPLSE
- a CDS encoding winged helix-turn-helix transcriptional regulator, with protein sequence MIPHILVEHPACLPVRELLSVIGSKWAILLIGVLEEKPKRFSELKRDIGDITHKSLTSVLRELEKDGLVDRIVTPVIPPRVDYRLTPLGHSLWQALDVLSKWAIENHDAVANARERYLKITHALESDRSDARAHEI
- a CDS encoding hemerythrin domain-containing protein, which translates into the protein MNVFDLLNDEARPKAPLIPGATMADRTAGRRLALIHDMHLEALDETMDMMRQVEVGETRVEEFAEHLDTLEMTRNYAKFGNLCGRECKFLDFHHTAEDTTIFPVIHAKGSDGMRRVIVRLAEEHVVIHELLVKLAGHVAAIRARPGPENFSEAKATLLVLDQVVRSHFGYEQNQLEEAIGYYNAMP
- a CDS encoding N-formylglutamate amidohydrolase; amino-acid sequence: MKDFSISPLDIEGVLSILPPSAQSIPMVFDSPHSGLIVPTDFERAVSDELVLMASDTYVDDLFGFAPSIGAPMLLAHFPRSFLDLNRSLQDVDLELIDGAWPHAVRDSASARRGMGLTWRFAWGDQPMYCRKLTVNDLEKRIDTYWRPYHQQLVRLLDKTYAAFGRVYHVNCHSMPAIGHALSPDPAGTVRKDIVVGDYDGTSSEPEFVQLVIRTLESFGYSVSLNVPFRGAELVSAYNAPEKNRHSIQIELNRKLYMDEVTREKTLGYDNLKANLARLGTVLQRYVES
- a CDS encoding gamma-glutamyltransferase, coding for MENPQFDHLRVERSTTRKTPGVSPKGVVTSQHFVAAEAGAAVLRAGGNAVDAAVTAAFTLQTVEPWMTSLAACGYMLVAQPDGTVETIEFTGRVPSSFDADFYRPDPTIKTFIGHPASLENRNVDGFTAAVVPGCVRGFAEALKRYGTIGFDAALAPAIDRARKGLVVDWHTTLAIAIAASGLAKDEGTRSVFMPDGYPPEPGTVLPLTALAETLESLAKDGPDALYGGSIGQKLIADLQAGGSFMTLDDLAVYEAQLYPARSMTLQGKTLHVAGETSAGQRLFDALDFFDKTRGIGPVDAQFFTAMSQALWESFGAHRRRLNPAETTNKTSTTQVNAVDSEGRMVAITFTLLNRFGARALSSSTGILLNNGMSWFDPTPGRANSLTPNAYAPSNMCPVVLTDADGTFAAYGAAGGNQIVPSLAQLTGMIVHAGMDIEDAMNTPRMTTGPHADIIVNVDMPADHIAALSEIAKVKAAAQVVFPRPFAAPGMVGRRGESFIGMADTTYPAAYAAPA
- a CDS encoding RraA family protein produces the protein MKKYHIGAQPKQIDPELIAKFESVEVATIGHFRHRGFVHRSITPVVDAGRTLVGTAVTVAIPATDSTLLHHAVSVIRPGDFLFVDRLGDDRHACIGGGVAFAIKTAGAIGVVIDGPCTDVEEIIDLGMPLWSRGVSGITTRLNDLGGSLNLPVSCGNVPVMPGDVVIADASGILVIPVDEAEEVVEEAMIRQARAGRNKGKIEAGEKLGDLSGASRMVAAALEAK